The region aattttttggttctagtcaggattctagcagccgtatttagcactaactgaagtttatttagtgctttatccggtagccggaaagtagagcattgcagtagtcgagcctagaagtaactaaagcatggattaatttttctgcgtcatttttggacagaaagtttctgatttttgcaatgttacgtagatggaaaaaaagctgtccttgaaacagtcttgatatgttcttcaaaagagagatcagggtccagagtaacgccgaggtccttcacagttttatttgagacgactgtacaaccatccagattaattgtcagattcaacagaagatctctttgtttcttgggacctaggacaagcatctctgttttgtccgagtttaaaagtagaaagtttgcagccatccacttctttatgtctgaaacacagatgCCAGTTATGCTTACGTAGATCTGTCCACTAAATATTATTGTTGCTATGGAAACAGACATGCCAGTCCAATCTCAGATGAGTGACTCCCCCACCCCCCTGTCTTCCATAACATCCAGGCCATGGGTCACTGAATGTGTTATTGTACAGGGATGTATTTTCTTCCATCAGTCTGTTTACTGCTCTGAGCGCCTGGTCGGTGCTACCAAGCTGTGATTGAACCTCCATGTCCTTCAGAAACAAGCCAACAACCTGGTCCAGACCCTGATGAAGTGCACCCCCCACTACATCCGCTGTATCAAGCCCAACGAGACCAAGAAGCCTCGGGACTGGGAGGACACTCGGGCCAAACACCAGGTGGAGTACCTGGGCCTGCGGGAGAACATCCGTGTGCGCCGCGCCGGGTACGCATTCCGCCGAGCCTTTGCCAAGTTCCTGCAGAGGTGAGCCCTAAGGTCATAGGGGTCAGGGGTGCAAGAGATGGATTTCCATGCTGGCTTTACAGATTTCAAACGTCAGTACAAATgtatttgttcatgtttttttcaTCAGCGTTTGGCTTGATCGGAATAAATTCCACCCAATATTTTGTttctatttatttaaaaaatgtatggggGACTTGAGGACATTCTGCCAGTCCAGTAAAATGTCTGTGTGTGGTCCTACAGGTACGCCATCCTGACCAGGGAGACATGGCCCCGgtggacaggggaggagaggaagggggttcTCCACCTCCTCCGCTCTGTCAACATGGACCAGGACCAGTACCAGCTGGGAAAGACTAAGATCTTCATCAAGGCCCCAGAATCAGTACGTCTTTCTCTCGTTCCCTAGAAAACCTCTTTACTGACACATAACAGTCTGGTTATTCTGAGTGTAAAGGTGATGATTTCTAGTAGTATTGTGAAATGTGTGTCTGTAGTTGTTCTTGCTGGAGGAGATGAGGGAAAGGAAATATAACGGATATGCTCGGGCCATCCAGAAGGCCTGGCGCAAACACATCGCCGTCCGCAAGTACGTCAAGATGAGAGAGGAAGGTAAGTCACTGGTTTCTCTCTGTGGGAATGAGCTTTTTACCATATACGGTCAGTACTGCATCACAGTGGgttatatctactgtatatgTTAAGCCCTGTATCACACTGTGTCCTGGCAGTTCAGTACTGTATCACACTGTGTCCTGGCAGTTCAGTACTGTATCACACTGTGTCCTGGCAGTTCAGTACTGTATCACACTGTGTCCTGGCAGTTCAGTACTGTATCACACTGTGTCCTGGCAGTTCAGTACTGTATCACACTGTGTCCTGGCAGTTCAGTACTGTATCACACTGTGTCCTGGCAGTTCAGTACTGTATCACACTGTGTCCTGGCAGTTCAGTACTGTATCACACTGTGTCCTGGCAGTTCAGTACTGTATCACACTGTGTCGTGTCCTGTAGCCTCAGACATCCTACTGAataagaaggagaggaggaggaacagcCTCAACAGGAACTTTGTGGGCGACTACATCGGCACCGACAACCACCCCGAGATCCGGCAGTTCGTGGGCCGCCGGGAGAAGATCGATTTTGCAGATGTGGTTGCCAAATATGACCGCAGGTTTAGGGTAAGAGTCAAGTATGACCACAGTAACAAACCAACATTGATATTGTCACAGAACGCATAATGCTATTGTTATTCATGTTAGATAGACGAGACAGTGTTAATACTCCATCAATGGTTTGGTGGATACTGCCAATGCTTGTCTGCTCATTGAACCCCCTATATATTGTGGTTCCTGGTCAGTAAGCCTATAATAGCAACAAGTTATATAATATGCCTCTCTCCATCTTACAGACTGTGAAGCGTGACCTCATCCTGACCCCTAAGTTCCTGTATCTGATTGGTCGGGAGAAGGTGAAGCAGGGACCAGATAAGGGGCAGATCCACGAGGTTCTGAAGAGACAGATAGAAGTGGAGAAgattcagtcagtctctctcaggTGCAGGTTTAGATACTCTGGAAGTGTTATACCAGTTGATGGTCATGATGCACAGTAGTAGAAATGGGCTTTTGATTGAAAAGATGTGTATCTTTTCCTCCCTCAGCACCCTGCAGGATGACTTCTTCATCATCCACGAGGAGCATTACGACAGTGTCCTTCAGTGCATCTTCAAGACAGAGTTCCTCAGTCTGCTCTACAAACGTTATGATGAGAAGACCCAGAGGAAGCTACCGCTCAAGTTCAACAACCtgtcagtcagtctttcctcTGAGCTTAGCCTTACTGTTAAACTAAAAGGGGCCTTACTGTTAAACTAAAAGGGGCCTTACTGTTAAACTAAAAGGGGCCTTACTGTTAAACTAAAAGGGGCCTTACTGTTAAACTAAAAGGGGCCTTACTGTTAAACTAAAAGGGGCCTTACTGTTAAACTAAAAGGGGCCTTACTGTTAAACTAAAAGGGGCCTTACTGTTAAACTAAAAGGGGCCTTACTGTTAAACTAAAAGGGGCCTTACTGTTAAActaaaaggggcaatctgcagttgaaaccATATCAgcaacttaaatgactaaaaccacaTATAAAGTATGTATAAAAGACGATGGAGCTATATATTTATAAGATCATGTACAACCACCAAAATGAgaactagacagtcagggagaatctaaaatTCAAAAAATGGCATGGCATGGGTCCTGATgtgattttgttataatgtttcagtcactcagatagcataagaacaTGGCATAAGCCTTGGCAAAATGTggagaattgtaggaaattagcttTTGAAACAAAACAATTCTCCCCACCCCATATTGAAATGTGTAGAAtggcaggaaatttgctttaaaacagcaacctGCAGCCAAGAGGGCCTTTAAACATTTTGGCGGGAGACCCCCCCACGCTAACTTTGCAACCGCTTCTGAaaaaaatcctaggggaaacactggactGGGTGTGaaagttgaactaaactcatgaggcatttctaaatTGTTATATGATTcgagaatcaatgggtatatatcattaatttatatgTCCAAAAATGGATTTTGCAACTGCAGATTTCCCTTAAAACATACTAGTGTCATGCTTTATGACAAAGATCATGAATAATCTCAAAGATGCATAATACAAAAGTTATCCAGTTTGAGTCTTTTAAGCCATTTCTTAACCCattgctcttctctctcccctctccgttCCTCGTTTAGACTGGAGTTTAAGGTGAAGAAGGGAGGTTGGGGGCCGTTCTCAGCGGCTGGCTCCAGGCAAATCCAGTTCCAGCCGGGCCAAGGAGAAGAGGCGGTTGTGAAGCCCAGTAGCAAGGTCCTCATAGTCACCATCGGACCCGGGCTTCCCAAGAACTCCAGTGAGTCCATGCACTTTGAAAGGAGACTTCTATTAGTAGGCTTACTCTGGGTCTGTGCAACCATCCCATAGCATTTCAGACACATCACACCTTTTTGTCATGTGTTCCCCAGGACCGACCCGCAGGGACAACAGGAAAAGTCGCTACATGGGAAACCAGACTCCAGGCTCAGGACAGCAGTCACAAGGTGAGAGAACTAGATATCTGAGCCTCTCCAATGATGCCACTCATTTCACTTTTGACCTGACTCAACATCTCCCTCATCTGTCTCAGGCGCCCCCAGGGGCAGAGGCCGAGGTGGGGGTGGTGGTCAGCGGGGTGGGCCGCCCTCGTCCAGGGCGTCCAGGGTCTCTCTGCTCCGCCGACAGTCCAGTATGGAGCAGCCCACACTACCACGACAACAGGGGTCACGGCAGACCAACAACCGCTCCAACAACCAGAGCCAGGCAGACACCGCTTTCATGAACGTGCCTGACCAGGGAGTGGCTGGGTGAGTTCTCAGGCCCTGTGTGAATACTTGTGAGGTTGTTCAAATTGATATTTTTCCTGTTGTTGCTGGTGTTTTTTTTAAAATACTCAAATGGTATTATATACTGTAAACCAAGAAAGGCACTTTTTCTAgatctctttctctcatctcaaTTTCTTTCAGTCTTCATCGTAGACGCTCGAAGGATGTCAAGCCTTCCCCAGGAGCGGGCCGCCCCAAGCCTGCCCCCAAGCCCAAGCCTCGCTCCCCAGAATGCCGAGCGCTGTATGCTTACGACGCCCAGGACACTGATGAGCTGAGCTTCAACGCGGAGGATGTCATTGAAATCCTCACTGAAGGTACTAAACCCTTAAAGCAGATCATCTCTGAAGTTATATTTATATAAACTGAGTATATTAATTACAGTAGTATAAAACTGCTATTAGTCATACACTATAAGTACTGCTACATATTATATACTGCTGGTATTATAGCATTATTAAAggcatactataaccacattttCAACTGTGATGCAGTCTTCCTGTGCTTCACCTGTAATTCCCTCTGAGGATAGAAAAGGGCTATATAATCTATAATGGCTAGATTGACTGGTTTTCTCACCTGTCCTCCCTCCAGATCCATCAGGCTGGTGGTACGGTCGTCTTCGTGGGAGGGAAGGAATGTTTCCTGGGAATTATGTAAAGAAGATTTAGGTTGGAGCGATGAGGGACTTGTCTAAAGGTAGAATATCTAGACTGGATCAAGGGACATAAGATCTAGACTGAAGCGATGAGGGACATGTCCAATGAGAGAAGATCTAGAATGAAGCGATGAGGGACATGTCCAATGAGAGAAAATCTAGAATGAAGCGATGAGGGACTTGTCCAATGAGAGAAGATCTAGAATGAAGCGATGAGGGACTTGTCCAATGAGAGAAGATCTAGAATGAAGCGATGAGGGACTTGTCCAATGAGAGAAGATCTAGAATGAAGCGATGAGGGACATGTCCAATGAGAGAAGATCTAGAATGAAGCGATGAGGAACATGTCCAATGAGAGAAGATCTAGAATGAAGCGATGAGGGACATGTCCAATGAGAGCGAGGAGTTAGGTGGCAACAGTAGAATTACAACCATACCAAGTGCATTACTACAGAGACaacaaaaagcataattaaagCATTTCTCCATACCATCTCTCTTTGGAGTCAGAGACAAGGGAATGTGATGATTTTTCCCAAGATGTTTTGAAGTGCAAATACTACTAACTTTTATCAATGGATTTTATCGTTTTAGCTTTTTTTTTAAGGCTGATgaatagactttttgttttatccAGCATCTTTTTATAGACATTTACCTGAAGTGTTCAAATAAATCTTTGTTTTATTTGCTCTTTCACATTTGTTTAATACATAGGACCAAATGGCCATAATAATCTCAGTTCAGGTGGAGTTGGGATAGAATGGGTAATTACAAAATATTTTTGACAAGATATATATTAGTTGTGTATTTTGTGATTCTCAATGTCTTAGGTAGATATTTCACAATTCTATATCAGTGAATATTTATAAGGCtgggtttacacaggcagcccaattctgatgttttacccaattattggcaaaagagctgatttgattggtcaaaagaccaattaatgGGAAAataatcagaattgggctgcctgtgtaaacccaGCCTTACCGATCTTCACTGATATAGAATTGTGAAATATCTACCTAAGATGATGATGAACCATATAAGATTTTAACAGAGCCTACCATCCCCCATGTTTTATAATAGGCTGCATGGTAATGTTATTGTTTTATAATAGGCTACAGTTGTCTGTTAAAATAGAAAGAAAAGACAGTTGATTGTTTGTCAACAGTTGACGTGTAAGGTCATAATGAacaagaaaaaataaagaaaaaataaagaaTGTAAACCATCATATACTGAGGGGTtgtttctttttggggggggggtcaccaAAGATGGTCCCATGACACTATTTTTACAGCCTATGGACACTGGTGTCAGTCACTATTGAGTTGCGTCAGGATAATTTTAGCTCACCCTAACCCTTTTCATAACCTTAACCTATTCTCCTAAACTGATACGTTAATTAtactaacctgctgcgtaagttaTCCTAACCTGGTACTAAAAGTCACTTCTGACATTAGCGGCATCCCATCACAAACCTCTCGATACTACTTCCCACAGATGGaacgagacagatatttcactggatgtttaaatgtgaagcatccgcttggcgtttccaaTCACTaccaatgaaacatttgatctcaaagttttctgttcccaaaactggaatatgttatgaacagagtggactaaggtttgtagactttaccctttgcaaaAGTTTTCAAAACTCGCGTTGTTTAGAAGGAATGCAAATtaagttattgcacacgcgcacttcagagtaggcgttccctaacggaaatgtGACAAcgctagaacgcgccaataggatctcgctagctcgtatttggctctgcccactatggctcatttgttcccattggaagcgagaggctgtggtctatcttggtttagttatagaACTCTTTGCTATACAACCGGTCTCTTTCAAACGACCAGTTTGTAAACCATATTTGATACTACACTACCCATAATACCGCGTCACGTCTTTGAACGTCACGTCTTTAAAAGTCACTTCAGCCCAAGACGACTCACGCGCCACTCTTGGACATTAACATTTCAAACTTACAGTGCAGTCTTTTTATTCCTGAGACGTGCAGATACAGCTATTGTTAGCTATATGCAGCAAAGACAACTAGCATACTGTAATTTCAGACTGTCTTTACGTAGTGCATCCGATAACCATGGATATATTTTTAAAAAGCTGTCGCAATGTGCTGAAGGTAGGAACATCGACTGTTTCTGATGGTCGCGCGGTTTGCTTGC is a window of Salmo trutta chromosome 37, fSalTru1.1, whole genome shotgun sequence DNA encoding:
- the LOC115177159 gene encoding unconventional myosin-Ie isoform X2; protein product: MVLLSKINEDAITDNLKKRYMDDYIFTYIGSVLISVNPFKQLPYFTDREVELYQGAAQYENPPHIYALADNMYRNMMIDCENQCVIISGESGAGKTVAAKYIMGYISKVSGGGPKVQHVKDIILQSNPLLEAFGNAKTVRNNNSSRFGKYFEIQFSRGGEPDGGKISNFLLEKSRVVSQNQGERNFHIYYQLLGGATKEMRENLGVTTPDYYLYLNQSGTYTVEDVNDKKEFSDTMEAMSVVGLSVDDQDMVLQIVAGILHLGNIAFREEGNYAVVESEDFLAFPAYLLGISQEGLKNKLTSRIMDSKWGGKTESIAVTLNTEQASFTRDALSKALYSRLFDFLVDSINKAIQKDHEEFNIGVLDIYGFEIFQKNGFEQFCINFVNEKLQQIFIELTLKAEQEEYVQEGIKWTPIEYFNNKIVCDLIESKLNPPGIMSILDDVCATMHAKGEGADQTLIQKLQAGISSHEHFNSWNKGFIVHHYAGKVSYDVSGFCERNRDVLFNDIIELMQSSEFAFIKTLFPENLEAEKKGRPTTASSKIKKQANNLVQTLMKCTPHYIRCIKPNETKKPRDWEDTRAKHQVEYLGLRENIRVRRAGYAFRRAFAKFLQRYAILTRETWPRWTGEERKGVLHLLRSVNMDQDQYQLGKTKIFIKAPESLFLLEEMRERKYNGYARAIQKAWRKHIAVRKYVKMREEASDILLNKKERRRNSLNRNFVGDYIGTDNHPEIRQFVGRREKIDFADVVAKYDRRFRTVKRDLILTPKFLYLIGREKVKQGPDKGQIHEVLKRQIEVEKIQSVSLSTLQDDFFIIHEEHYDSVLQCIFKTEFLSLLYKRYDEKTQRKLPLKFNNLLEFKVKKGGWGPFSAAGSRQIQFQPGQGEEAVVKPSSKVLIVTIGPGLPKNSRPTRRDNRKSRYMGNQTPGSGQQSQGAPRGRGRGGGGGQRGGPPSSRASRVSLLRRQSSMEQPTLPRQQGSRQTNNRSNNQSQADTAFMNVPDQGVAGLHRRRSKDVKPSPGAGRPKPAPKPKPRSPECRALYAYDAQDTDELSFNAEDVIEILTEDPSGWWYGRLRGREGMFPGNYVKKI